CTATTTCAtacttccacaagatatagtcccgacacaaatctggGGTTGTTACTCAAGCCGGCTGGTGgtttggttgccagagacgcAACCCAGccattcgttctaaatgttccattgtcaTACTGgttggcaacgttcttatcccatgcttgctagctagccgactacggctaacttacagtcacgtcaaaaagtgcagccagaataacagaatagctgcatttgcatttgtttaagctgttttctagtgacattgaTTTGGATGCATCCATAGCAATGTGCTAATGAGGCACGATTTCAcctggcatttaaaaaaaaacgtgttcactcgtcaggacactgttgttcagcggagctagacaacaacacagctaacacaatcacttcaaactgtaAAGACTGCAAACCAGCTGCACTTCATTTGACCTTATTTCAATTGACGGTTTTTTATATCCATCAAAATGATGCCagttgattcatgatttcgactggctgtgAAACGCTGCCTGCTTGTCTGTCTtgtccgctgttgaaaactaaatgttagtctaaaagaaatgtgagataatgtctagaggctttttatagtggagatccaagtttataaattgcctggctggggagatgagacagtggattgcacagtcagatggaacagagtaaataggcattttaacatcatagatttagccggtggtaacttgtggaatagacactggctgggatgcggttttaaccaatcagcattcaggattagacccacacACCAGGCAATAGTTGGACCAAATCCATTTGACTGCATGAAGTATGTAAATGTTTTACGTCCATGTTTGAGTTTAATATTTTCAAATAgtatttctctctttcactctcttttagGACCAGGAAACTCCAGATCAGAAACATTCCTCCACACCTGCAGTGGGAGGTGAGTGCCCCTGGTTTGACCATAACATAGTTTCACCATATCAAAATGTATCAATGGGTCCGTTAGTGTCTCTCAATCAGTTTTAGATGGAAAAAGGCATGCTACAACAGAGGTAAGTAATCAGGAAAAATATGTTCAGAACATGATGTTCTGTGTAGCCATCTGAGATGTGAGTGAGTTAGGGGAGTAAAAGGCATTTAGATTGACTATGGCTGCGGACATGATTGTGTGTGTTCGTATGTGTATTTGTGTCTTTATTGTGGGGCGGCTTTAttttgggggcggcaggtagcctagtggttagagcattgggctagtaaccaaaaggctgctagattgaatcctcgagctgacaaggtaaaaatctgctgttctgcccctgaacaagttagttaacccactgttcctaggccgtcattgtaaagaagaatttgttcttaactgacttgcctagttaaataaaggtttaaaaataaATGGTGTGCGTGGGTGTTGAGCGCTGCACGCTACCGCTGACAGCTGGACGAAGACGGGCCACATGTCTCTGCTAAGGCGGGGGGGGGGctctttcgctttctctctcgctctccactccatcctgtcaGTGCTCGCGTGCAACGCAGTATGTCCTTCCTTAGCTGGCCACACGAGGGTAACGTTTCTCCATCCATGTTATAGCCCTGAACATGAGCCAGAAGGAGTTTTTAAAAAAATAGGCCCAATGTCAGACTAAAAAACCATGTTGAAGACACAATTCTAACTCATTACATCAGAGCAGTCAAACCAAgcttctggatggccagatatgCCTTTTATCCAAGCGTCATACCAGTGCATAAATtatacatatgggtggtcccgggaatcaaatccactatcctggcattgcaagcaccatgctctaccaactgagccacacgggacatCAGTGTCTGATTTAGACCAGGGAAGTGTCTCTCTCCAGTCAGTAACACTAATCAATGAAGTGGGAGGTTGAAATGATGCAGACACTTTGGCCCTTGAGGACTGGAACTGCTTTACACTGATGTAGGAAGTGAGGCAAATAGGAGAACATTGGAGAAACTCGGTTGAGGTGGAAATGTCGAAACACAACTATAATGAAATTGTGTTCTCCCCTCCCTAGGTGCTGGATGGTCTGCTGGCCCAATATGGGACCGTTGAGAACTGCGAACAAGGTAAGATACTGAAGTTACCTCTGGGGAAAAAAATTAAGTTATTCTGTTCTATTCATAGCCGGTCAGACTTTGCTCTGAACATCTGATCTACAAATCCAATGATAAGGCTTCCTTTACACACTCACTGGGCAAGATTATAAGGAGATTCACAGTATTCTTTGCACTTTGCACAATGCTTTTGCACTACAGAAATGTCACTCACTCTTTTCTATCGAGTCCTGACCGGATCTGCTTTCCCAACCCATCTGAGCTACAAAACAAAAGcatattcataaagcgtctcaaaataggagtgctgatctaggatcaggtcctacCTGTCCAGGTAATCTTAATCATTAAGAGGCAAAACTGAttttagatcagcactcctactctgaggcgCTTTATGAATAAGGGGCGTGATCAGAGTTCTGAGAGTCCTTCTGTCGTCCAAGCACCTCCCTTTGTGAATGCAGCTCATTAAGAAATAGCTTGAGTATACCAGTCTACAGGACACCCTGCAAGAGTGAAGTCTTTATGTCAGTGGTAAATCGCTGCTTCTCAGTCCTTCTCTGTCAGCGAATCAGATTTGATCAATGGGATATCCCATGCTCTGTCATAGGTCAATCAATATCATTAACTCTCAGAAAATGGGTCTGACAAGGAGGTGGGTTTATATCCTCTGACTTATGcaatctcccctcctccctctctctctctctcctcctctctcctctcctctcactctggcTCCTTTTCTTAGTGAACACAGACAGTGAGACTGCGGTGGTCAACGTCACATATGGAACTCGGGAACATGCCAGACAGTAAGTCTCCCATAGTGCATGATCTTTTCTACATCTCTACTTCCAAATGTACCCAGTCCATTTCCTTTCACACCATGCTTATCTGGATGTGTTTGTGTCCATATAatgtatgccatttagcagactcaTTTATCCAAAGGGACAAtcatgagtgcatacattttacaaagGGCTGGTCCCAgaaatcaaacccactatccctgcattgcaagcgccatgctctgcCAACTGAGCTATGGAGGACCATATGAATGAAGCGTATAGGGCTAaattacactaccgttcaaaagtttggggtcacttagaattttccttgtttttgaaagaaaagcaatttttttgtccattataacaacatcaaattgatcagaaatacagcgtagacattgttaatgttgtaaattactattgtagctggatacggctgatttttaatggaatatctacattggcgtacagcgatccattatcagcaaccatcactcctgtgttccaatgacatgttgtgttaactaatccaagtatatcattttaaaaggctaattgatcactagaaatcccttttgcaatcatgttagcacagctgaaaattgttgtgctgcttaaagaagcaataaaactggccttctttagactagttgagtatctggagcatcagaatttgtgggtttgattacaggctcaaaatggctagaaacaaagaactttcttccgaaagtcatcagtctattcttgctctGCGAAATGAAGGCTAtcccatgtgagaaattgccaagaaacggaagatctcgtacaacactgtgtacaactcccttcacagaacagtgcaaactgtctctaaccagaatagaaagataaTCAAATCCAGCtttcaattggctcattcatcccccctcctctcccctgtaactactccccaggttgttactgtaaatGAATACgtattctcagtcaacttacctggtaaaataagggtaaaataaaaaaaatacagaattacagttgaccagggcagctaaagcggggcagaaatttgatgaacagacttgttggaaaggtggcatcctatgacggtaccacgttaaaagtcactgagctcttcagtaaggccattctactgccaatgtttgtctatggcaaTAGCATGGCTgtatgcttgattttatacacctgtcagcaacgggtgtgtctgaaatccactcatttgaaggggtgtccacatacttttgtatatatggtgtgtatatcACTCGCTTGACCTCTAGTGGTATGATGGTAGGACTGCAGTTGGGGATTGCTCTGCCCTGCAACATGAAAAATGATCAAGGATATTAAAGATGAACTTACACACATGCAGCCGATGAATTTGGCCATAGTAGAAGGTTTCACTTAAGAAAAGCATTGTTTTGAGACATTTGGCTTTCGAGGTCCAGGTAAAAAACCTTTGGGGAGTAAAAACAGATAATCCTTATAGAAAGCTATTCAGAAAACCTCATGGGTGAAAGACACAAACCACGGGaactctttccttctctttcgtCATCCTTACAAATGACCATTTCTAGTTTTGCTGGTATTGTCGATGTATAATTAAATGTGAAATCCAACATCTACCCGTTTCTCCCAGGGCTATCCAGAAGCTGAACGGCTACGAGTTTGAGAACAATTCCTTGCGTGTCTCCTACATCCCAGATGAGACGTCGGATGTCGACTCCCAACACGGCCCAGACAATAGTCGTCGCCCCGGTTACGGGCCCCGCGGCCCCCGTGGCGGTTCCCCGGGCTCAGGCATGCCCTCAAAACACCAGCACGCCGACATCCCCCTCCGACTCCTGGTGCCCACCCAATACGTGGGGGCCATCATCGGCAAGGAGGGTGCCACCATCCGCAACATCACCAAACAAACCCAGAGCAAGTAAGTACCAATATGAGTTGACCAATATAGTAGTAACAGTGCCAGTGAACCAGATCAAGTAATTGCAAGTCAGGCCATACCGGTGACTTGTTGCTAGAATAGACAGAGCAAATCCATTACTGAAATGAAGCTTTACTACATCCCATCTTTGTTATTAAGGCTTTGAAAGTGATTATGAAAATGTACTGGGAGCATTGCACAACCCAAAGGGCTTTCGATTGAATTTGACCAAACCAAAAGTGCCCAGCCCACCTGCTTGTGAACACAACACTGTATGGCCAAACGGACTTTCCTGCGTTTTCTGTCCCTGCTGCTAGAATCGACGTCCATCGCAAAGAGAATGCCGGCGCAGCTGagaagccaatcagcatccactCCACCCCCGAGGGCTGCTCCTCTGCCTGCCGTTTGATCCTGGACATCATGCAACAGGAGGCTAAGGACACCAAGACGTGAGTGCAGTGTCCATGAAGCAGTTGTCAAACCTGCACAGTGTGACAACTTTAAAGTGACCCTCCAGCTATTTTGTAACTTTTCCCATAAAGAAAAACGGTATCTCCGATTGTGCTAGGGGTGGACGTTTATGCATGCAGTTAGGAAACGGTACATTTGATTTTCTTCTGTGTTTAATCTCATACTGTGTTCTCCTTGTCCTCTCAAGTGCTGAAGAAGTACCCCTGAAGATCCTGGCACACAATAACTTTGTCGGCCGACTGATCGGCAAGGAGGGGCGCAACCTGAAGAAAGTGGAGCAGGACACCGACACCAAGATCACAATCTCCCCGTTAGTCACACACATCTAAAAACATACAAACACATCAACACTCATCATGAAACACAAGGGTCCCTAGGTATGTTTATGTAGAGCTGCCATGGTCAATTAGGAAAGATCATGCACCGTGTGATGGAAACATATGACTATATCCAATGACTGATTAAATGTACTGACTTGTTTCTTCATTATTGTAGTCTCCAGTGATCAATGTTCCTTGTTAtttttctccctctgctcctctccccatCACCTTTCTGCTTCTTATTTCTCATTCTACCTGCTCTTCCTGTTTCTTATCGTTCTCTTTTTCCACCtgacctctccctctttcctattCTTCTCTTTCACCTCTCCCACCTTGTCTCTTCCTTCCCTCCACTCCTGTCTGAAGACTCCAGGACCTGACTGTGTACAACCCAGAGAGGACCATCACAGTGAAGGGACCCATCGAGGCCTGTTGTCTGGCCGAGACAGAGATCATGAAGAAAGTGCGCGAGGCCTATGACAATGACATGGCCGCCATGAATGTGAGTCAATGCTCAATAAAGTTACTGGCCTCCAATTCTCTTGAAAGCACAATGGTCTCTCACATAGATCTTTCTCCTGCCCCTGGCACTTTAGGTTTCCACCTGTATTTGTTGACTTTCGTAGGGAGAAACGCACATGCAGTCATTGTCACATGCACTCAAACTATCATGCACTCTCAGATCAGTTCCTTTGGCACTTACCTGCTTCTTGTCTCCAGCAACAGACTCATCTGATTCCCGGACTGAACCTTGGAGCGCTTGGACTTTTCCCCCCTTCCGGTTCCATGCCCCCTCCCCCATCAGGCAACTCTGCATCCCCCTACGGCTCTTTTGGGGTAAGTGCACAGGCTTCTATCTAAGCTCGTTGGGTTCCAGTCATTGAGCTTTAGTTGAGTTAGCTGTGTTTGCAAACGCTGATGCTAGCTTTCACAAACATTACCTCGGTCTGCCTCAGGGTTGGGTTGTGGTGTGGTAATAACCTCTAGATCAGCGGGGTCAGATATTGGTTGGGCTGTGGTCATGTAGTGACACAGTTGTAACTGTTTCATGTCACCCTACAGGCCCCTGAGCAGGAGACAGTCCATGTGTACATCCCGGCCCAGGCGGTAGGAGCTATTATTGGCAAGAAGGGACAGCATATAAAACAGCTGAGCCGCTTCGCTGGAGCATCAATCAAGGTGAGAGATTTACTGGTACACACAGACATTCACTCACACACGGAAATTGGTCAATGAGGAAAGATAATGCACCAAGCGGGTGTAAATAGTGCATTTCATCACTGCTCTGAAACTGATTTGAGAAAAACAATGACTTTTTTGAGACATCTATACTTGTACATATCATGTCTCTGTAAAGGACGTCACACTGCTTGCTTAGTGAGTACCACTTCCTTCTGATTCGGCCCATACCTGCCTCAAACTAGGGACCTCTGCTTCGCTAGCACACGTGACCGCCCTCCTTAAGCGTCTTGCCGGTCGGCGCCATGTGAAGTAAATTTCGCACATCCCTATGTGCCAAAGACGCCTATCTATGTGGTTTACGTTGACCTTCATATCTTTTCCCCTCCAGATTGCCCCAGCGGAGGCTCCTGACTCCAAGATGCGAATGGTCATTGTAACTGGCCCACCTGAGGCCCAGTTCAAGGTACAGTAGAATGGGAGCATGATCAGACAATCTCCTTTTCAGCCCCTGTTTGTCATAGTGTTCATATCAGTGTCCAGAACTGGGAGCCCTCTTCTTGTTGTTTGCATCTTTCTTTGTGTGTGGTCTCTGCTTGCCTGTCCTgccttctcttcctccatccatTTCCTCTTCTCCAACCTGTATTATCCTACTTTTAGCCTtacactcttcctctccttcgtACTCTCTTTTTTTCCCTCCAAATCCCTGTTGAAGTCACATGTCAAGCCATAGGGTGTAGTTACTTTTCGATGTCAAACTGACGTTTGACTCTTTGTCGCCACCTCAGGCTCAGGGCAGGATTTATGGTAAACTGAAGGAGGAAAACTTCTTTGGGCCAAAGGAGGAAGTGAAGCTGGAGACGCACATCAAGGTAGCTGCTGCCGCTGCCGGCCGAGTCATCGGGAAAGGCGGAAAGACGGTGAGTGTAGAGGGTCTTCTCTGAGTCCTTCTCAGGTTCCATCCCGTTCTCTTTTTAGCAGAGCTTGTACCCTTTATTACAGTCAATTCTGTTCCTATATTTCCTTGTGGCTATCCTCTCCTGAGCTAGAACAACTGAGCATAGGACCACGACTCGCTATAAACAGTCATGTTAGTTTTAACTAAGTGCAAATCACTAACAAAACATTCTTATTCCTCAGGTGAATGAGCTACAGAACCTCACTGCAGCTGAAGTGGTGGTCCCTCGCGAACAGACCCCCGACGAGAATGACCAGGTTATTGTCAAGATCATCGGCCACTTCTACGCAAGCCAGGTGAGGATCTCCTAGTCCTCACTCTCTTTCATAAGCTGCCTATAGATATAGAACCTACCGAGATTTGAAGAGGCCCCAACCTCTCCTCATCATTTCCATCAACAGTTTCTCCAGTACTCTCCCGTCTCCTCACTTGCTCACTCAtatggtgttgtctctcttgcaGTTGGCCCAAAGGAAGATCAGGGACATTCTTACACAGGTCAGGCAGCAGCAGAAGGGAGGCATGGGGGAGCGCCAGGGGGAGCGCCAGGGGCCACACCCCGGCCCGGTCTTGTCTGAGATGGGGCCCTCCCAGGGACTGGCACAGGAGCCCCGGCCTCAGAGAAAGTGACGGGTCAGAGGGACCTTaccggacggacagacagacagaaaaacggACGGGGGATAGATGAACAGACGGATAAAAGAGAGCGACACACGGACCCAgcgatagacagggagagatgcgAGTCAAACTAAGTCGGAGAGAGGAAACGCCTGAGAGATGACAAAGTTTAGAGAGGGGAAAAGTAAACTTAGAGAAAACAGAGACCAGATGCCAGGCCAGAGCGACTGACTAGGAATGGTGAGTTGTTTGGAGGATGTGGCAGGTAGAGGCCTCCTTTTGTGTTTCAGAGAGGGTCTCTCTCACACCAATGGGGGGCACTTGGTTCTCCTCATATGGAGAGCGACTACTCTCCCTGATCACACTTGGATGTGCCAGCCTACTTGATACTAAACCCACACTGAGCTCTTAACCATCTCCAGCCAGTCCTATATTTTaagggtgttttttttttttaaagataaagaTATATGTATAGAAATGTTTATTCAGAGGTATTATTAATAGAATGCAGTGATCGGGAACCGGGAGAGGGGGCAGGGAAGCCATTGCAGTGAGGGCGGGGTCATGGATTAGGTGACCCTTCGTCAGCCAATGAAAGTTCAGCAGAGGGGCCGCAGTTGTTAACACTGCTCTTTGACTCCTTCGTAGAAAACTACgaaggaaaaaaaaaatatatgaggTTGTAAATAGAATCTTCATGAAATGTAATGAAATGCTGCCCTCGATCGCCTTGCCTTTTGGGGTCGCCTCAGGTCTGCCTCGTTTCCGAGGCACTGTTTGTTCCTGAGGTCCCGATAGGCGTCTGGTGGTCAGAGCAGTGAGAGATCAGTAAGAGCGTGGAGGCCGCGGCTAGTCCTGCAGTTCTATTGCAGAGGCTTAGCTCCGAGACGCGGACGAGAACGaccgttaactagctagccatgcTCGCTGGCGAGCGGCCCACGCCTAAACggcatattttatatatattatatatatatgatatgtgAGTTAACCCGGTCCCTCGGGAGAATGAATTGAGGGCAAGGAGAAATACTGTGGACAGTTGAGCCAGATATGTAGCAGTCCTGCAATGACTGACAGACAAGAGGTCTTATTTGATTTTGCTCATTGCC
This genomic stretch from Oncorhynchus clarkii lewisi isolate Uvic-CL-2024 chromosome 13, UVic_Ocla_1.0, whole genome shotgun sequence harbors:
- the LOC139364598 gene encoding insulin-like growth factor 2 mRNA-binding protein 1 isoform X1 — protein: MNKLYIGNLNENVTAEDLVKTFDDNKIPYSGQFLMKTGYAFVDCPDDQWAMKAIEAFSGKVELHGKHIEVEHSVPKKQRTRKLQIRNIPPHLQWEVLDGLLAQYGTVENCEQVNTDSETAVVNVTYGTREHARQAIQKLNGYEFENNSLRVSYIPDETSDVDSQHGPDNSRRPGYGPRGPRGGSPGSGMPSKHQHADIPLRLLVPTQYVGAIIGKEGATIRNITKQTQSKIDVHRKENAGAAEKPISIHSTPEGCSSACRLILDIMQQEAKDTKTAEEVPLKILAHNNFVGRLIGKEGRNLKKVEQDTDTKITISPLQDLTVYNPERTITVKGPIEACCLAETEIMKKVREAYDNDMAAMNQQTHLIPGLNLGALGLFPPSGSMPPPPSGNSASPYGSFGAPEQETVHVYIPAQAVGAIIGKKGQHIKQLSRFAGASIKIAPAEAPDSKMRMVIVTGPPEAQFKAQGRIYGKLKEENFFGPKEEVKLETHIKVAAAAAGRVIGKGGKTVNELQNLTAAEVVVPREQTPDENDQVIVKIIGHFYASQLAQRKIRDILTQVRQQQKGGMGERQGERQGPHPGPVLSEMGPSQGLAQEPRPQRK
- the LOC139364598 gene encoding insulin-like growth factor 2 mRNA-binding protein 1 isoform X2 — protein: MNKLYIGNLNENVTAEDLVKTFDDNKIPYSGQFLMKTGYAFVDCPDDQWAMKAIEAFSGKVELHGKHIEVEHSVPKKQRTRKLQIRNIPPHLQWEVLDGLLAQYGTVENCEQVNTDSETAVVNVTYGTREHARQAIQKLNGYEFENNSLRVSYIPDETSDVDSQHGPDNSRRPGYGPRGPRGGSPGSGMPSKHQHADIPLRLLVPTQYVGAIIGKEGATIRNITKQTQSKIDVHRKENAGAAEKPISIHSTPEGCSSACRLILDIMQQEAKDTKTAEEVPLKILAHNNFVGRLIGKEGRNLKKVEQDTDTKITISPLQDLTVYNPERTITVKGPIEACCLAETEIMKKVREAYDNDMAAMNTHLIPGLNLGALGLFPPSGSMPPPPSGNSASPYGSFGAPEQETVHVYIPAQAVGAIIGKKGQHIKQLSRFAGASIKIAPAEAPDSKMRMVIVTGPPEAQFKAQGRIYGKLKEENFFGPKEEVKLETHIKVAAAAAGRVIGKGGKTVNELQNLTAAEVVVPREQTPDENDQVIVKIIGHFYASQLAQRKIRDILTQVRQQQKGGMGERQGERQGPHPGPVLSEMGPSQGLAQEPRPQRK